A portion of the Calothrix sp. 336/3 genome contains these proteins:
- a CDS encoding manganese catalase family protein, which produces MFFHKKELINKAVKVEQPNPQFAQLLLEQFGGATGELSAALQYWVQSFHTEHAGIKDMLQDIAIEEFSHLEMIGKLIEVHTKNVDQTSAFNSTLFAVRGQGPHFLDSQGVAWTASYINEGGDVVRDLRANIAAEAGARQTYEALIKLAPDQGTKETLVHLLTREISHTKMFMKALESMGKLTDPFFGNIQPDETVDIYYNLSTNGKDERGAWNSDEEFRYIADPLKEQA; this is translated from the coding sequence ATGTTTTTCCATAAGAAAGAATTGATTAATAAAGCGGTTAAAGTTGAGCAGCCAAATCCTCAATTTGCTCAATTATTGCTCGAACAATTCGGTGGAGCAACGGGTGAACTCTCCGCAGCCTTACAATATTGGGTGCAATCATTTCATACGGAGCATGCAGGAATTAAAGATATGCTCCAAGATATTGCAATCGAAGAATTTAGTCACTTAGAAATGATTGGCAAATTAATCGAAGTACATACTAAAAATGTAGATCAAACATCTGCATTTAACAGTACTTTGTTTGCTGTCAGAGGACAAGGTCCCCATTTCCTGGATTCCCAAGGAGTTGCTTGGACAGCAAGTTATATCAATGAAGGTGGTGATGTTGTGCGCGACCTCAGGGCAAATATTGCAGCAGAAGCAGGAGCGCGTCAAACCTATGAAGCACTAATTAAACTTGCTCCAGACCAAGGCACTAAGGAGACATTAGTACATTTATTAACTAGAGAAATCTCCCATACCAAAATGTTTATGAAAGCCTTAGAATCTATGGGCAAATTAACAGACCCATTCTTTGGCAATATCCAACCAGATGAAACAGTGGATATTTACTACAACTTGTCTACTAACGGAAAAGATGAGCGGGGTGCTTGGAACTCAGATGAAGAATTTAGATATATTGCAGACCCTCTGAAAGAGCAAGCATAG
- a CDS encoding Nif11-like leader peptide family natural product precursor gives MTQNNAAQLFQAIKEDQILKQRLKAATDVETFIQIASECGYEFTLTELQTELSKISSEELAAIINPGVAPRLHIVPR, from the coding sequence ATGACACAGAATAATGCGGCTCAACTTTTCCAAGCCATTAAAGAAGACCAAATCTTAAAGCAAAGGCTAAAAGCTGCCACAGATGTAGAAACTTTCATCCAGATTGCAAGTGAGTGTGGCTATGAATTTACCCTGACAGAACTACAAACAGAACTTAGTAAAATATCTTCTGAAGAGTTAGCAGCTATCATCAATCCAGGAGTCGCACCAAGATTACACATTGTACCCAGATAA
- a CDS encoding hydrogenase small subunit, whose product MANVIWLQGGACSGNTMSFLNAEEPTACDLIADFGINILWHPSLGVELGENLQRLLWDCILGKIPLDILVFEGSVVQAPNGTGEWNRFADRPMQEWLSELSKVANFVVAVGDCATWGGIPAMAPNPSESTGLQFLKRQKGGFLGADFVSKGGLPVINIPGCPSHPDWISQILVAIATGRISDIALDDLQRPQTFFNTFTQTGCTRNIHFAYKATVAEFGQRKGCLFYDLGCRGPMTRSSCNRILWNRVSSKTRAGMPCLGCTEPEFPFYDLEPGTVFKTQTLMGVPKDLPTGVKRKEYAILTVVAKDTMPAWADEDFFTV is encoded by the coding sequence ATGGCTAATGTTATATGGCTACAAGGTGGTGCTTGTTCTGGCAACACTATGTCGTTTCTCAATGCTGAAGAACCCACTGCCTGTGACTTGATTGCGGATTTTGGCATTAATATTTTGTGGCATCCTTCCCTGGGTGTGGAATTGGGCGAAAATCTACAAAGATTATTGTGGGATTGCATTCTCGGTAAAATTCCCCTAGATATTCTCGTCTTTGAAGGTTCTGTAGTCCAAGCACCCAACGGTACGGGGGAATGGAACCGTTTTGCCGATCGCCCCATGCAAGAGTGGTTAAGTGAACTGTCAAAAGTGGCAAATTTCGTTGTCGCGGTGGGAGACTGTGCTACCTGGGGAGGAATTCCGGCAATGGCTCCCAATCCCAGCGAATCCACTGGTTTACAGTTTCTCAAGCGTCAAAAAGGTGGTTTTTTGGGTGCAGATTTCGTCTCCAAAGGAGGATTGCCAGTCATTAATATCCCTGGATGTCCTTCCCACCCTGATTGGATATCTCAGATATTAGTGGCGATCGCCACTGGCAGAATCAGCGATATTGCCCTAGATGACTTACAACGTCCCCAAACCTTCTTTAATACCTTCACTCAAACTGGCTGTACCCGGAATATCCACTTTGCCTATAAAGCCACCGTTGCAGAATTTGGTCAACGCAAAGGCTGTCTCTTTTATGACCTTGGTTGTCGGGGACCCATGACTCGTTCCTCCTGTAACCGTATTCTCTGGAATCGTGTCTCTTCCAAAACCCGCGCTGGAATGCCCTGTTTAGGTTGTACCGAGCCAGAATTCCCCTTCTACGACCTAGAACCAGGAACTGTGTTTAAAACCCAAACCCTGATGGGAGTACCTAAAGACTTACCCACTGGTGTCAAACGCAAAGAATACGCCATCCTGACAGTTGTTGCTAAAGATACAATGCCAGCCTGGGCAGACGAAGACTTTTTCACAGTTTAG
- a CDS encoding DUF6714 family protein, giving the protein MSNESEFESRRAALIAEITEAFDGVSRKDGTTLHEAIAMDAWESVEKQRAARCLDLETRWQDVPDDDIIACCSALSFLNEKGFRYYIPAFIICGLRHWGNDRNGILHSSQYHLLHDYPKSLRKSEPTAIASKYQFTDVQSKAVARLLRFLIDFDEIVGNPATVEAVERWERYANIGE; this is encoded by the coding sequence ATGAGTAATGAATCCGAATTTGAGAGTCGTCGCGCTGCCCTCATTGCTGAAATTACGGAGGCTTTCGATGGGGTGTCCCGCAAAGATGGAACGACTCTTCATGAAGCCATAGCGATGGATGCTTGGGAATCTGTTGAAAAGCAGCGTGCTGCACGATGTCTTGACCTTGAGACACGGTGGCAGGATGTGCCAGACGATGACATTATTGCATGCTGCTCGGCTCTATCCTTTCTGAATGAAAAGGGTTTCCGCTATTACATTCCGGCTTTTATTATCTGTGGTTTGAGACATTGGGGTAACGATCGTAACGGGATTCTTCATTCATCTCAATATCACCTGCTACACGATTATCCCAAGTCGTTGAGGAAGTCCGAACCGACAGCGATCGCCAGCAAGTATCAATTTACGGATGTTCAGAGCAAAGCAGTTGCGAGATTATTACGGTTCCTAATTGACTTTGATGAGATTGTAGGAAACCCTGCTACGGTCGAAGCGGTGGAGCGATGGGAGCGATATGCAAACATTGGAGAATAG